The genomic interval AACTTCTCCCGCGCGCTAACTCTCGCTATATCCAGCAACCTTTGCTCAATAATCTCCTGCTTACGTGTTTGAATGGCAAAATAGGTTTGCGCAAAAGCAATTTCTGATTTTGTTGGGTCACCATTTTGAGCAATTAAATAACAAGCGTAGCGGGTAAGCATAAGGTCATCAATTTGTTTTACCGCCGTTTTAGGCATGACAATATCCCTGCTCACTTCAATAAAATGATCATCGGGGTTTAGATCACTGTTCTCGCAAGCATTCTTAGCCTTTTCAATTACTTTTGAAAAGTTTCGCCACTGAGAATATCCAAGCATTTCTTGTAGATCACGAGCCAACCAAAAATCGACCCCATCTTTTTGAAGGGTTGCTTCTTCAAAACTTTTAAATAATCTGACGATCAGTTCTTTTTTCATAACGCTAAACTTTTACTAACCACATCGTTTTGCCGATATCAGCAAAACGATCCTTCTTATAAATCACTTATACCCCAATTCCTTCAAATACTTGTTCATTTCAACCCTCACTTTTGCCAATTCTTCCTCCAATTCTTCAATCCGTTTTTGAACCGTGGGAATATCCACTTCTTCCTCTTTTTCAAACGTATCTACATAGCGAGGGATATTCAGGTTAAAATCATTTTTCTCGATTTCGGCAAAGGGGGCCCGGTGGGCATATTTCTCCATTTCGCCGCCACCGTTTAGAAAAGCTTTGTAGGTATCAGTAATCTTCCGAATATGTGGTTCACGCAGTCTATTCTGCTTTTTACCACTTTCAAAATCCTTGCTGGCATCGATAAACAGCACATCTTTGGTCTTTTTACCCTTATTAAAAAGCAGTATGGCTGCCGGAATACCCGTACCAAAAAACAAATTGGAGGGCAGGCCAATAACTGCTTCCAAAATATTATCCCGTATCAGGCTTTCGCGTATGATGCGTTCGCTGCTTCCCCTGAACAACACCCCATGAGGTACAATCACGCCTGCTTTGCCAGACCCTTCAACTGCCGTATCAATCATGTGCAGGATAAAAGCATAATCGCCCTTGGTTTTTGGAGGCACCCCTCTTAAAAATCGTTTATATACATCATGTGCTGCTTGTTCTGCCCCCCATTTATCCAACGAAAAGGGGGGATTGGCCACCACAATATCAAACTTCATCAAATGGTCCTTTTCAATCAGTCGAGGTTGGTTGATGGTATCGCCCCATTCAATATGGGCGGCATCCATACCATGCAGAAACATATTCATTTTAGCTAAGGCCCAGGTACCTCCATTGCTTTCCTGACCAAAAAGACTACAATCCCGCAGGTTTGTACCTTTCTTGTAGGGAACCTGTTCCGCAACGGTAATCAAGAGTGAACCTGAACCACAGGTGGGGTCGCAAATACGATCGCCTGCCTTGGGCATCATCAGTCGGGCCAGTAATTCACTTACTTCGTGAGGTGTGTAAAATTCACCGCCTTTCTTCCCGGCGCCACTGGCAAACCGTTCAATCAAATACATGTAGGCATTCCCTATAATATCTTCGGTGCCAATTACAGAAGGACGGAAATTGAGTTCAGGTTTGTCAAAATCGGCAATCAGGTTTCGAAGGCGACGGTTACGGTCTTTGGTATTTCCCAGGCGGTCAGAATTAAAATCCACATCTTTGAAAACACCTTCCAGTTTGGCTTTATTCTCATCCTCTATCCTTTCCATCACTTTATTGATGAGCGAGCCAAGATTATCATCATTTCTATTCTCAAGGATATACTCAAAGGTGCAATTCTCGGGCAGCACAAAACGTTCCCGTTTCATTTTCCGCATAATCAATTCCTCATCATTCCCTATCTGCGTCATATATTCTTCATATTTATCACGCCATACATCACTTAGGTATTTCAAAAACATGAAATTGAGGATATAGCTTTTGTAATCACTGCTATCTACGGTTCCCCTAAAAGTGTCGCAGGCGGCCCACAATGCGGCATTAATTTGGTCCTGATCTGGTTTACGGTTCATGTCTATGCTTCGTTAAGTTGATTATTTAAAAATCCTTCTACAAGTCTGGTGGTTAAATGACGGTATTCATTCATCAATCGCATATAATGCGCATGTGTGTCTGCCAGACGAATGATCCTTTCCTGATTTTCGAGGGACGGTATGGGTACCGGCAGATCTTCAATCGCTTTTTTCGATAAATTCAGGGTAGTTGTTCCTGCCCTGTTGGCTGTAAAATACTCCTGCGCTTTGGGGCTATTGATATACCAAACCAAAAAGGCCGGCTTTATCCTTTCGCTTCTTAGCCTCACAATAGTAAAAAAAGAAGCAGCTACGGCCATTGGAAATTGACCGTTGTAAAGAATAGCCCGGTTGTTTGTTCCTTTTGAAACGATCAAAATATCCTGGTCTTTCAAAATCTGGATATCCGGTAAGTCTTTTGATACAATCCGGGAAGTAATCGATTTGCGAGATGCCGCAGATTCCAGCGCTTCCCAATCCTTTACCTGGATAAAAACACAATCCCCCTCCGGATCAATTTCCTCTCGTGATCGAATGGTATGACCCGTGTGTAATGAGGCGATATTGCTTAAAAATTCACTCACGCATAACGCTTATACAGACCAAAAATAAAAAGTATGAATTAGGAATCCAAATATTATTTATACATATTTTTGCATAATCGCTATACAGATAACCAAATTCAATCACTTAAAATCATAAGCAATTGATTATTAATAAAATAATTGAATTAGTATGAAATACCTGGTATCTAATCCGGCCATAGCTGTGGTGCCAATTCGGTTGACCAAAGAGGAGATGGAGAACCCGGACCTGGTGATTCGGGAATTCTTCAGCTTTTATGACTTAAATGATATCCGGCAGGAACTGGGCAGGTGGCTGGAACTGGCTATGTCTTCTGCGGAACAAGACCTCCAGGACCCCCGAACCCGGGTGATTATGATACAATTTGGTTTTCAGTTGGAGGCGTTGGTGGAGGCGGTGTATGTGAAACAGCTCAGTTTCTACAACGTGTGAACTGGCAACCACTCTATTATACCCAAAAAAATATTGGTAATTTGTAGCGTCATTGGTCCTAATAACAAATATAAATAATTTTATATAGAAAGTAGATAATGGGCGACGTCCATTCCAAAGTGACCAGAAGTTACAATATGAGCCGAGTTAAAGGAAAAAATACCTACCCGGAAATATTGGTTCGGAAATTTCTGTTTGCTAATGGAATAAGATATCGACTAAACGCTCCAAAACTTCCTGGAAAACCAGATCTCGTATTCCCAAAATACAGAAAGATCTTATTCATAAATGGTTGCTTTTGGCATGGCCATTCAAATTGTAAATACTTCAAATTACCGAAAACACGTTCGAAATGGTGGAAGGAAAAAATAGAATTAACTATTATAAATGATTCCAAAAACAAAACACTTCTTGAAGCTTTAGGTTGGGAAGTATATACTATTTGGGAATGCGAATTGAGGAAGGATATACAGGCAATAACATTAGACAAACTTGTTAGTCAAATAAAGAATGGAAAAGAAGATTAGATATATTGACTTATTCGCGGGAGCCGGTGGGTTATCGGAAGGATTTATAAGGGCTGGTTTTGAGCCAATAGCTCACGTAGAAATGGATGAAGCTGCTTGCTTCACTCTTAAAACTAGGGCGGCTTACCATTTTCTTAAATCCAACGAACAATTCGATGAGTACAAAAGGTATTTAAAAGGCGAGATCACCAGGCGTGAACTTTATAATTTGATTCCTGAGAAAATACTAGAATCTGTAATTAATCTTCCAATTGGAGCCAATTCAAATGCATCAATACATAGAAGACTTGAAAGCCTTAATAAAAGTAATGAGGTCGATTTGATAATTGGTGGCCCTCCATGCCAAGCATATTCTTTAGTTGGAAGAGCGAGGTCGTCCAACGGTATGTCTGGTGATCCAAGAAATTATTTGTACGTACATTATGGAAAATATCTTGAAAAATATAACCCAAAAATGTTTGTATTTGAAAATGTAATTGGATTGAAATCTGCTGGGAATGGTATTCATCTTAAAAACATGCAAAATCTCTTTTCAAAAAAGGGATACCTAATTAAACCTTTCACGCTTGATGCCAATAACTTTGGCGTTCTTCAAAATCGAAAAAGACTAATTATTATTGGTTGGCAAAAAAAACTTCATATTGATATTCCAAATTTGGAATCCATTAGAAGAGAAATGAAATACACAGTCAAGTGTCTATTATCAGATTTACCGAAACTACAAGCTGGAGAAGGCAATGACAAATTCCAAAAATACAGATCTGATACAAATGAATACCTAAATGCTAGCTTAATTAGGAACGGAATTGATATTCTAACACAGCATATAGCTAGACCTCACACAGAACAAGACAAACAAAT from Chitinophagales bacterium carries:
- a CDS encoding type I restriction-modification system subunit M, with the translated sequence MNRKPDQDQINAALWAACDTFRGTVDSSDYKSYILNFMFLKYLSDVWRDKYEEYMTQIGNDEELIMRKMKRERFVLPENCTFEYILENRNDDNLGSLINKVMERIEDENKAKLEGVFKDVDFNSDRLGNTKDRNRRLRNLIADFDKPELNFRPSVIGTEDIIGNAYMYLIERFASGAGKKGGEFYTPHEVSELLARLMMPKAGDRICDPTCGSGSLLITVAEQVPYKKGTNLRDCSLFGQESNGGTWALAKMNMFLHGMDAAHIEWGDTINQPRLIEKDHLMKFDIVVANPPFSLDKWGAEQAAHDVYKRFLRGVPPKTKGDYAFILHMIDTAVEGSGKAGVIVPHGVLFRGSSERIIRESLIRDNILEAVIGLPSNLFFGTGIPAAILLFNKGKKTKDVLFIDASKDFESGKKQNRLREPHIRKITDTYKAFLNGGGEMEKYAHRAPFAEIEKNDFNLNIPRYVDTFEKEEEVDIPTVQKRIEELEEELAKVRVEMNKYLKELGYK
- a CDS encoding restriction endonuclease subunit S, with protein sequence MSEFLSNIASLHTGHTIRSREEIDPEGDCVFIQVKDWEALESAASRKSITSRIVSKDLPDIQILKDQDILIVSKGTNNRAILYNGQFPMAVAASFFTIVRLRSERIKPAFLVWYINSPKAQEYFTANRAGTTTLNLSKKAIEDLPVPIPSLENQERIIRLADTHAHYMRLMNEYRHLTTRLVEGFLNNQLNEA
- the vsr gene encoding DNA mismatch endonuclease Vsr; the encoded protein is MGDVHSKVTRSYNMSRVKGKNTYPEILVRKFLFANGIRYRLNAPKLPGKPDLVFPKYRKILFINGCFWHGHSNCKYFKLPKTRSKWWKEKIELTIINDSKNKTLLEALGWEVYTIWECELRKDIQAITLDKLVSQIKNGKED
- the dcm gene encoding DNA (cytosine-5-)-methyltransferase is translated as MEKKIRYIDLFAGAGGLSEGFIRAGFEPIAHVEMDEAACFTLKTRAAYHFLKSNEQFDEYKRYLKGEITRRELYNLIPEKILESVINLPIGANSNASIHRRLESLNKSNEVDLIIGGPPCQAYSLVGRARSSNGMSGDPRNYLYVHYGKYLEKYNPKMFVFENVIGLKSAGNGIHLKNMQNLFSKKGYLIKPFTLDANNFGVLQNRKRLIIIGWQKKLHIDIPNLESIRREMKYTVKCLLSDLPKLQAGEGNDKFQKYRSDTNEYLNASLIRNGIDILTQHIARPHTEQDKQIYRIAVERWNQNKERLNYNDLPIKLKTHRNRTSFHDRFKIVASDEFHSQTVVAHIAKDGHYYIHPDIHQNRSITVREAARIQSFPDDYYFEGVKESISRTAAFKQIGNAVPPLMAFEIAKSIKKILITR